actgaataaatcacggaataatgtagatagagaggtacaaattgacacaaatgcttggaatgacatgggatttttttagaaacaaaaaaatacaaatgttcacaaTACGTCCGACAGGTGGcgattcacctgatcagaatagcaataattagcataacaaactaagacaaagcaaagatgatgttctttacaggaaatgctcaatatgtccaccatcattcctcaacaatagctgtagtcgaggaataatgttgtgaacagcactgtaaagcatgtccagagttacggtgaggcattggcatcggatgttgtctttcagcatccctagagatgtcggtcgatcacgatacacttgcgacttcaggtaaacccaaagccaataaccggaaggactgaggtctggggacctgggaggccaagcatgacgaaagtggcggctgagcacacgatcatcaccaaacgacgcgcgcaagagatctttcacgggtctagcaatactttgtgtgtgtgtgtttttttttctaataaaaccccatgtcattccaagcatgtgtgtcattttttatctctctatctacattattccgtggtttattatgttttcaaatttatactgacttttttatcacccggtacattcTCTTCCCTTAACCTAATACGAATTATACAAAGTTACGTTAAGGAagctgttgcattatttattgctcGTTATAAGAGAAGTGACCGGTTGCAGATTTCCGTATTTGTATAGAAAATTTATGTCAGAAGTAGTGACGAGCGTTCACTTTGATGTTTCAGAAAGAATTCACGAAAGACTGTATCTTCAACGAAATCTTCGAGCAGCACCACTACAACACGTACACGTCGGCGCGCTACTCGGACGGCCGGCGCACGCTGTACGTGGCGCTGAACAAGCGCGGGCTGCCGCGCAAGGTGCAGGTGCGGGCGGGCGCGCCGCTGCGCCGCCTCAGCACGTACACGCGCACGCTCACCAAGCCGGCGCCGCAGGCCGCCGTCGACCGCctgctggccgccgccgccgccgccgccgccgccggctccgAGCCGCAGCCCACGGCGCACCCGCTGCGCCACCACGCGCACCATCAGCTGTGCCCCGTGTCGCGGGCGCCCGCGCCGCCGCCCGACGACGCGGCCGCCGACggcgacgccgacggccgcgacaagACGCGCTGCCGGCGCCGGCGCAAGCGCAAGAAGAGGAAGCGGCGCTGCCGCGAGGGCGAGCCGGAGGGAGAAGACTGCCAGGGCCGGGGCAAGGGGCAGGCGCGGCGGCCCGCCAAGGGCGGCAAGGCCCGCCGCCGCTGCAAGGACGCGGCCGACCGCGAGCTGtgccggcggcagcggcagcgccaaCGCCAGCGGCGGAGGGGCCGCGACCGCAGCCGCGGCCGCGCCAGGCGCCGCAAGCAGGCCGCCGCCGACTCTAGTTTTAAGGACCGGACGAACCAAAGAGATCTGGAAGGCAGCGGCAGCGCGGAGCCCGCGGAAAGACtgacggcggaggcggcggcggccgcggcggaggCGACGACGGTCCGCACGCAATGACTCACCGCACCCCTGTGGCTCGCCGCGGCCAGCGTTCTCCACTCGACTCGCGACACCCTGCGTGCTCACACTCTCTCGACACACAGACTCTTTTATAAATAGATTTACAAGGTAGATTACTCTTCGATTGTATTATTTGCAGTAAAAGTGTACGTCATTGTTGTATATagtgtatatattttatttacgTCTAAGGCCTTtccgtttttcctttttttctctctcgTCTGTTAGCCGACAGTTTCTCTCTCCCGCAGTAGGCTTTTTAGTAGATTTTTCCTCGTACGTCCTGGCTGGATTGTGGGAAGACTGTGGCAAAATTTACTAGCCGAGTCGTCTGGGATTGCCGGTGAAGTAAAGACATCGAAACGTCGCGCATTTAGATGGCTCTGCTACATAGGCTGCCCGAGACGGTGTCAGCTGAAATCGGCGGACGAGCGATCTCTCTCCGTCTGTCCCTCCTTCTTTGTATCCGTCAAAAGTTAGTCGTGTCTTCCCGCCCTCGTGTATGAGACGTTCTAACGTATCCGCAAACAGAGCTACGTCTTCGGGTACGTTCGGCGAAATTCGGTGGCTCGTTTGTTATTCGACACGTGCGGAGGCATCCTGTGCTCCTCTCGCACTATTCGCTCTGTCGCACAGTCGTAGCGAGAGTGAATTCCGTCTGGTACGACAAAAGAGCCAGTTGCCACTTTTGTATATTAAATACGATCACGAGAACGTGTTCTAAAGACAGGCCCAAAAGGTTTGGAACGGCAGCATTCGCGGTTTGGGTTGCGCGACTTCCAATTCCTTTACTTTTGTGCGCTCAGTGGACTACTTAGAGTAACTTCTCTCTCCTGTACATCTGTCACACACTGTTCTGTACAGTAAGCTCGATTACGGAAACACTTCAGTATTCACGGTCTGAAAAATATGTTACCGCTGTACAATAATCTCCCCGCGATACGTCGGCCAAAATGGAGTTTTTTGTATACCAGAATTGGTTCCCAATGAGCGCAGTGCAACCTTATGTATATTTTCGTCGATCCCCGAGATCTAAAATGTTGTGCTCGCTCCCGAAGTATATTGTGTCACAGTATTTGTTTCAGCCGTGTGTGTGAAAATTTACTATCGTCGTATTTAATTAAGTTTTACGTTACCATACATTCATATGCTGCGTGTAAGTTTTATCAGTATTATGTACCTAACAAAATCAAGTATTGCTTAAATATTGGCCCGCCAGCGACCCACCCAGTAGCTAAGAATTTGAGCTGCCACCAAACGTGTACTGAACATACCCGAATGAACACTGCATTAATGTACTACTGTATGTGCTCCATTCACGGATTAGTTGAAACAGTTTATTCGCATCGTTTAGAAATTgtcgattttttgtaaaattttttagtcATCGCAAGAAGAAGTTCTGTTTTTAATGCAGTTCAGGCCACACAGTGCCACTATTGATTTCCAGTTTAGTTcggtaaaacaagaaaaatttgaaatactcTAGGGTGCGTAAGCAGTGAGTACTGAATGTCTGAATGCGAATGAATGTAATTTATATGTGAAATTGCCTCTAAAGTCCAAATATCTTTTCAGAGAAACTGTGCTGTAGCGAAGATCGAAGAAAGGAACGAAATACATGAAAGACGTCAATGTTCACTATTGTGGTTTCACGTTTCACTCAAGAGCAAGACGGAACTACTCAGGGACATTGTAACGATAGAAATGAAACGTGCGGATGACACAGACCATACGCGAGGCATTTTTGTGTTGGAGTAGGTCAAAATACTTTTGCCAGAGCCCGAGTTTTAAAttgtggaaagcaattaacatccAGAGGATCAACGACAAATATTTCCTAGAAGATTGAAAAAATATTTGGAGCTAATGTTCCTGGGCCGTAGGtgcatcataaaaaaataaaataaaagagagagagagagagagagacagtgccaTAATTGCTTCTGCAGTAACGGCTTTTCCACGTCTCATAAGAGACGCCCAAAGCGAAAAAGCTCATTGTATGGGTTTCAGTTTCCCTGTTGATTTTGTCATGCAGTATGTAATTATTTTTAGTATATCAAATACCTTAAAATTATGGCAAACGAAAATATCAATTAAATTCGTTCAGCATAATTATTTGTACATACAATATTGTAATAATGAGCATGGAAAAATCATTTGAGTGTGCCGTAGAAAAAACAGACAACTAACTTTTATGTAATAGGTGTTAAAACACCTTGCTTACAGTAACAGCTGTGTCGGTGGAAGGGGCGTATCTTCTGCAATTTTTCTGAAAACTAATTATGACACAATGGCactagaataaaaaatatttttgtcatgtatGTTAGTGAGTATTGTATGAAGAACAGTAAACATATTTAAGAATTTATCACACTATGAAATTAAGGTGTGTTTTAGTATTACCTACTGTGAAATTGGATGTCAGTAAACTGATAATTTTAAAGGTCAAAAAGTAACTTAAAATAGTGTACAATTTTCGTACTAACTTTCTAACATTTATGTACAACAAAATAACTATTCTTCAAGAttattgaactggaaaaaaaaacaaaaaatgaaatcatcTTCATGAAATGCAGTCGATTCAGCAGTTGCTGACATTCCCGCCACCGAATGCTGAAATCATCTAACGGTAATAACATAATATAGATGACAATGGTGATGCAGTATTATTAGTTTTAAATGAGCACCTCAATAAAATGTAACTGCTTAACTTTAAAATGTATTCATTACAAAATATCATCATAATCCTACATGAACTTTAGTCAAATCACTGAATATGTATGTAGACAAAATGCCAAAGACAATTCAGTATCCTACTAATATTCAAAGCTAATTACCTGTAACCTCAATAgaataaatgaatctttcacaaAAAAATGACTGACTAAGGCTGAAGAAGCAAGTTTCTCTGAAATACCGTACACCTATTTAACCAGCCGTTCTGCGTGCATAGCACGTTTAATGTCACAGTGCCAAGAACTTAATTTCTCAAGTACAGAAAGTATATATGTTAATTAGAAATTGCTTATTAATTCTCGTGTTAGTGGGATACATTCCCTTTCGTCAGCACTAAAGACATTTTTGAATCTCATCACTGTTGAAGAAGTACTATATTCAACACagaacagtgattttgttttttcatttattttttgtgttttaccaTTACACTACTAAAAAGTGGTCGTAAAAATATGTAAGTGCCTTGCAAAGAATTCCTTGTATGATGAGATGGATCATAGCTCTAAATCATTTCATAGAGGCTGTACTACTATGTATGCAAGAAAATTTCACTGCCATTACAACATTAAAATTAATTTGTCTCTAAGACCTTGATATTTACAGATATAATTTATTTGACAAGTATTTAAAACTTATATGAGGCAATTTGTAATGTGTTTAAATGTTTGTTTGTATTTGATAAGTATGAATCTTTTGTACGCCGTAAAATGTGTCAACAGTAATGTATGTTTATTGTGTAATAAGAGAATCGTAAGCAGAAGAAAATAATGAATATGTCCCTCCGAAATGTTCTAACAGATGTATATTTCTTACCGCTGTAGGAATCAACTGATGTTGCATTTAGAAAGACACGTGTAATGCATGTAGAGTtaaattttcaggaaacaaaataatattaataaattaataaataaaaataaattcattgattAACAATATAGTATTTTCCACTGTGAGAAACACCAGCCAAATTACACTTCCATTCCATTAACACCTCCCTTCACAATCCTTACTCAATTGCTGTTGCCAGCATTTGATTTCAAAAACTATTACATGTCAATACCCTAATCAACATAACATCGCTATGTCTCTCTTCTCTCTGTCAAATGCAACATCAGGTCTATTTCAAAGTCAACCTCGAGAAAACAATGGCAGATTGCAGGGCATAGAGAtgaaaatattcaaatggctctaagaactatgggacttaacatctgaggtcatcagtcccctagacttagaactacttaaacctaactaacctaaggtcatcacacacatccatacccgaggcaggatttgaacctgcgaccgtagcagcagcgcgggtccgtattgaagagcctagaactgctcggccacagcggccgacgacaGAGAGATAAGCTAGACTCATTGGCATGAAGCTAGACTCATTTCATGTTCACGTAATTGGCTACTATTAATGCCGTTTTGTTGGATTATTTCAGTCACCTCACACAACAAATACACAAACAGTGAAGATGCGAAACACTCAGAGGAGACTGCACACAAATCACTGACATTTTACGTACGCAGCGTTGCTTCTAATAAGTTGTGATAAAGTCGAGATCCCAGGATGAAAAACTGACCTCATAAATATCCAAGATGATAAAGCATTTCATATTCTGACCTAGCGCTGAAAGCGTTGCAATACTAGAAaccagaaaaaaatttggaattgttTTGTCGATATCAACGTCTCTTGAGACGTTTTATATGGAGT
This sequence is a window from Schistocerca nitens isolate TAMUIC-IGC-003100 chromosome 3, iqSchNite1.1, whole genome shotgun sequence. Protein-coding genes within it:
- the LOC126249378 gene encoding uncharacterized protein LOC126249378 gives rise to the protein MSATTVYSKCDPQPQTLTTKSAIALFTLLSLLATLSILQRTSVNKGQLKIQGVATCLYLCMDSCGLLYGSKEFTKDCIFNEIFEQHHYNTYTSARYSDGRRTLYVALNKRGLPRKVQVRAGAPLRRLSTYTRTLTKPAPQAAVDRLLAAAAAAAAAGSEPQPTAHPLRHHAHHQLCPVSRAPAPPPDDAAADGDADGRDKTRCRRRRKRKKRKRRCREGEPEGEDCQGRGKGQARRPAKGGKAR